The window tatctataattattgaTGGAATTTTAGCTCATAAGTAGATATATTGTGATTGCTGTGTGGAAATAGAGTATTTGTTATGCAACTTTTCTACTTGATCTTATTCTTATCAGTTAAATTAATGTCAGATTTGAACTTATGACCTTTTGTATCTCCTCTCTTGATTGGTTGAGCATAGAATGGTACTGATATATGGCATTATTTCTTTTCCACTAAAATTCATGGGCTGGGAAAGTAGCTGCTTGTTCACTCTCATTTAGGTTGAGCATAATATGGTCATAATTAATGTTTgagataattaatatttttttgatccTGAATGACTCGGTTTTCATTTGCCTTTGTAAGGTTGGCTCCTTACTAGTGTTGGAAAAATCATTCTTTGTATCTATAGTTATCTACTTCCTATGAAAAGCGAAAAATGCAATTCTTATTTCCAGTCCTTAGACAGATAATCTTGTTGTAGAAAAGGTAGGCTTAAGAAGTGTAGGTCTCTCTTAGAATGGAGGTTAATGGTAGAGGTTTATCATAGTTGTATATTGTTTTCTTACCATTGTATACACTCTCACACACACAAAATAGTATGGTGTGATGGTTAATTTAGATGCGCATTTTAAGCTTGTCTGGTAACCTTCTGAAAAATTGATGATGAAGCTGAAAAGGACAGCTCTAATTGTATTCTGTGCATGTAAACTTTCGATTTTGAAGCCCTTTGCATCAACTTTGAGTTTCTTGTGCAGGTAAGGAGGTGAATTTTGAGAActctataaaatagaaataaaacagAGTGTTGTTTGCAGGGACCACCTATAATGTATATACCATTGTTATTGATGAAAGGTAAGTTTTGAAAGACATATACAGAGAAGCtgtgtattttttatataatcaGAAGTTAGCTTTTAGCCATTTACatgttaaataaagaataaagttAGCTGTCAGGTGTAGTTTGTGTCACTGTGCGTATAAGTTAGAATGTCTCAATTTTCTATAGTACCAGTGTAGTTAGTAATAGCATTGATAtacctctattttatatttttttattatttttaacattagCCACTTCTTTTGCGGTGAGCGCTTTAACTAATTCTAGTGCAACAAAATAACTGTATTATAATTCTAGCCACTTCTTTAATGTATCTCTCATATATTATTGTCTATGAACTGTATGTGATTACTGCTAGAAAGGAAATTGGAAAGCTCTGGTGTACCAGAGGAAGAACAAATGAACCTTCTAAAGGAATTGGAGAAAAAAGAGACAGAGTATATCCGACAAAAGCATCACAAGATATATGTTGCTGATTTTGAGATTTTGACAATCATAGGAAGAGGAGCTTTTGGAGAGGTTTGAGATTCATTCTCTCTTTAGATTGAAAAATATCATTCTCTAAGGATTCTGTTTTGTTAGTGGACTGTTCGACCATCATGATTGAATTatatgttatgaaataataagaaCTTACTATAGAATTGGTTTCTCACCCATACATTTCAATAATCGACTGCTTCATATGCTTAATCAGAAGGATCATGTTCGATGAATTCATTCCATTCTCATGCAAAATTTACAATTATTTTGTACATTCTCaagatgcaatagaaaaaatatttaataattagaCCATGAATAATTTAATTAGAGTCACTGATGATGCTTTGCTTTTGGTATCTCTCACTATTTTTACGTAGCTAGTTATTATAATAATTGTTGTTATTGGGACGCCCTAAGTGTGAAAGTCTTAATTGCTTCCCAAGGCTTCTGTACTATTCAGGTAAATTAATGCTCTTGGAAGATAAATTTCCTTTGGTCTTTCTATTGGACATTAAGGGCCACGTGGTACATTAAACTCCAGTTATGCATTGGTTCTGGGGAAGGAATGGACCatatttcatctattataaataatcttaccttatatttctgcaagaggttgtttccacatTTTAAATCCACGACCTCATAGTCATACAAAATGTGTTTCTTGTTTACCATCCCTGATAATAAGTTGTTGATTCTTATTCAAATCTATTTTATGGGTCAGGTTGTGCCCAGATAAAGTATCTAGAAATATATATGCAATAAAAAAGCTGAAGAAGTCGAAAATACTTAGTAGGGGGCAGGTGACACCATATCCTTCCTAAGGATCCAATTATCACTTTGCTCAACAAGAGTTTATTCCTAGTACTTTTGTCTACTCCTTATATCAATATTTGCAGGGAAATATAGCATACCTTTCTACTTCTCTTGTGAAAATCCAGCTAAATATGTGACAATACTGATTCCTCTGAACCCTACCAATGTTGCAGGGCAACTGCGTTTCAGTAGAAGGCTCTTTGCTTTTAATTCAAGTATATCCCCTCCAACTTTCAAGTCATTAATGTCAAAATACGAATTTCTCTACACCCTTATGTAATATATTAAACCTCTTTCTCTATCTAAATAATTTCCAAACTAGAACAATGAGAAAACTTGAAACCTTATCTTCTATAATCCTTCCTCAGACCTCACCCCACCATAACCAAAAAAAAGCATCCAAGAACAACTACAGTTGTCTAGACATTAGTTTTATGCATGAAATAACAAGATATACTCTTTATTTTAAGAAGTGATCTGATTTATTAACATCTCTTTGCATTACAGGTTGAACATGTTAGGGCCAAAAGGAATTTGCTTGCTGAAGTAGCAAGCCACTTTATTGTAAaacttttttattctttccaagATTTTGACTACTTGTATCTAGTAATGGAATATCTTCCTGGTGGTTATATGATGATGTTGCTGATGAGGGAGGAGACATTAACTTCGCAAGATTTTACATTACTCAAAGTGTTTTGTCCATAGAGTCTATTCATAAGCATAACAACATTCACAAGTAGTTAATCTGTACTTGGTAAACAATAATGGTATACACTGTAGACCTCTGCGAAAGATTTGAAATCGTCTCAATGGGTTATGTCTTTTACATAATGATTTTTTTGCAGGGATATGAAACCTAATAATCTTGTTTTGGACAAAAATGTCCATATGATGCTCTCTGATTTTGGTCTATGCAAGCCCCGTGACCATTCGAATTCATTGCCTataaatgaaaatgaaattatgGATGGTGAGAAAAGGGGATCTGCTAACAAGTGAACTGGTTAGAATAGCTCCCTTGAACAATAGCAGCATTGgtaaataaataggaaaaaattaGTAAGTATTAACAGAAACACAACTTATCTTATATATTATAAACTTAAATCCAGAATCCTTATTTTGCTTAATTTCTCAAGGATCATAGATGtccagaataaaaattaaaaattggaaaaaaaaaaagtaatatgtaATACCAGAACAATTATATATAGTACTAGAACAATTGGTTCCAAGATAATAACATACTTTTCTCCATAAGTTTAGGATCTGGACTTGCACATTCTAGCTTCACATGAGTAATGTAAATGAACTAGAAAAATCATTTACTATTCAAAGAAATGACCTTTTGTTGCTACCTTAATTCCATAACATATTTGTTAATTAGTTGCCAGAACCTttaatagatccttgtggtcggGCCCTTTCCCGGACCCTGTACATAGAGCTGGCTTTAGTGCATTAGACTGTCCATTTTTTGCAGAACCTTTAATATTACCTGTTTCTCTAGAAGGCATTTTCGACAGTGCGCACTCCTAACTATATTGCTCCTGAGGTTTAACTGAAGAAAGGTTATGGAGTGGCATGTGATTAGTTAGTTTTCTTATCTGTGATTAATGTGGATTTGGATTGGCAGGGGTTTTAAAACTTTTGATTGttttccttttcaaactttaaacaTGACTGTTTAATGTACTGGTTGCTGAACGTAGCGCACATGTTTCACtttatattctttcttttaggtATAATCACCTTGATTAGACAACGTAAAGGACATAGACCTAATCCAttatcctcttcttctttttttggctTCATTTAGGTGGTCACTTGGCGCCATCATGTATGAGATGCTCGTTGGTTATCCCCCTTTCTACTTTGAAGACCCAATAACAACATATAGAAAGGTATAGTGGTCCACAAAAGTGTGTGTATATTCTTTAAGAAGCATTGACAGTACAAAATTTACATCTTTGGAAAGGAAATCTACTTTTTCCTGTTCAACATTAATAAATTCgttaacaattaaattatattatgaaTACTTTGAAATGCTTGTGCAACTGTCCCATTTTATGGTAGTTCAGTCAGGTTTCTTACGTAGCATGATTTAAAGTCTATGCCTTTGATACTTATTCTGGTTCTATAGACTGTTCATTGGAGAAATCATATAACGTATCTAGAGGAAGCAAGATTGACTTCCAAAGCCAAAGACCTGATATGTAGGCTGCTTTGTGATGCTGAAAATCGCCTTAGCTGTCAAGGATCAGAGCAAATAAAGGTTTGTGCTACAAGGATAGTCTTATTTTTTTGATCAATTGTATATTCTTACATTTTATTAATACAATCAGGTTCACCCCTGGTTCAAAGACATAAAGTGGGATAAACTTTATGACATGGAGGCAACATATAAGCTAGAAGtaaatgatgatgttgatacttgaaattttatgaaGTTTTATGAGATGAATTACCATTTATGTCTTGTTCCATTTATGCTTTCTTTTTCCCAAATTTTAAAGAGTTTGTGAGAagtgatatttcatctttttaatttaatcATGACAATATGTCCACACAGTTCACTACTACACAAGCTACCTTAGGAGGTATGTTGTGATCAAAAGTTAACCTTGGTGATCTTATGACCAACCTTTGTTATTTTGTTAAACCTTGTTATTTTACTACGTAATATTTATCTCTACGCGTACACAGTGGCAAACAGTGAGTGTAACCTATAAGTTCACTGGAACAATAGATTTTGTGtagattttatatatgtattaaaacATCCACTAAATAACTATAAGGCTTAAACTCCATGATCTATAGATTAAAAGTTTGTATGGTTATATTCAACCACGACAAGATCAAAATTTTGTTGCCCTGAAGATTATTTTCCAGTTGAGTCCTATTAGTTTACTTTTCACCATTTATAAACCAACTTTATTTAGTAGTATCTTAATAGATCCTACATCTGCATACCTATCAAAGGAAAATACAAAACTAGCACATATAGAATTCAAGAAATATATCTTGTGTTAACGTGGATATGGGATCCCATATAAGTTGCCAGTAGTCTTTTTAGTATGGTCAAAAACTTGTAAGTCAGCATAGTGATAAATGTGAGATTTAAAGTAGTCAATACAAGTCTGGTGTTGCAAATTGAAAGGAAACAAGTACGTAATTTTTCATATTCATCTCATAGTAATTTTTCATATGTATCTCATAGTTGGACTTAGTTTTAAACTCTGTGTACTTGTTTTATCCATTGGCTAAGTTAGTTCTCCAGTGATGTAGTGTGTTCTAATTCATTACTTCTtacatatattaaattatatataaatagttattAATTGTGTCTCTAAAATTTTGTTCTTAcagatttttgaagattgaagtTACAAGTGAAGATGCTAGTTCAGAGAATGCAAGggcttattattatttttctaagaacATTAtataaacttgacatcaaattttaGGTCGGGATGTTAAttggttaagtttttttttttgtttataaaatattgaaactattgaCATCATATAGCTCGGGATGTTAATTGGTTAAGTTTTTATTGTTTATCAAATATTAAAACAATATTTATCATTCTTTGACATTTTcagtagttattttttatttagcaatgaaacatataaattttatgattttagtagCAATCTAGGACGAGTTATATTTTTCGTCTCTAAAGGTTAATCAAGGATGAGTTAGTTGCTAGTCTCTAAAGGTTAATTTAAGATGAGGTAGTCTCTCTTCTCTAAATTTTAGTCTAGGATGAGTTAGATGCATATCGTTATAGATTAATTCAGGACAAGGTAGTTACTCATCACTAAAAACATTTAGCGACTAGAAAATAACTactttttaaagatgaaaatccTCTATAAGGGACTAGATATACAGTCTATAAAAGTGTTTTTGAGACCAGATATGTTACCGTCTCTAATGATTAATGACCAGCTAGAGTACGTCGTCGCAAAAAACCTTTAGCGAAGTAGGTTATAAGGACGAGCTGCGACCAACATTTTCTCGTTCTAAAAGATTATTTGCGACCAGAATTGGGCCTTTAGGGATGGGAATTCCCTTCCCTAGTGGTTGGTTTTCTTGTAGTGTTCAAGGAATACCCTTTTAATatcatcctaccttgcttcaaattcttgaattccttagaattttcctctctcaactcttgaggaaagaagcgatcaagaaaagAACTAGTGAAGTCATCCTATAAAGCAAACTTAGCACCATCGCCCCTAGACTGGTCCTATTTCTTATATCACTGATAcgtacatccttcaactgataggccacaaactccacaccctccatatCAGTAGCACGaatcatactaaaaatattttctatctcatcaatgaaattttaatgATCTTTCCCAACTTTAGAACATGTGAAAGTCAAAGGagtcaacctcataaattgaccaactctAGTATCCTAAGAAGATGGGGCAACGAAAACAACATACTCAGTCTAAGAGTCCACCAACTGGGTCAGCAAATGGATCAACTGGCAAAACTACACACTAGAAAAACCAGCCTAAGGTGTCAAAAGAGGGCTAGGGGGATCCGGTGGAACTCTACTAGGGCAATCAGAAGCAATGAACCTAGAATGGGTTTGAAATCTTTCAGCAGAATGAGCTTCCTCAATATTATTCTCTTATAGGACAGATGACTTTTTCACGAGCATtagatcttctaggaggcattaACTTAAAAGCAAACATATGATAATTAGATGAGATTTCAATAAGATATACTCTATAGCCCAACATAGAtagacaagaaagggaaatactcctaaatgcctcatagtaTTTCCCTTATGTGTGTGTCCCGCTACACACCCAGAAAAGAGACTCTACGTAACAcagctttgtggatacccaattaCACCCAACCTAGGattagatataaatatttttcatgatcGAACAAGGCCCTAtccataatgggtatctcaagtacaccgaggaccaaagaccaccccctgcacctaaccaacaGAACACAACACCCTTAATActgaataaattttgaacatatgaTAAGATAACAAAAATTGAGCTCAAAATTCTATAACAATAAATGGTAACCGATGAAACACAACCAACCCACATCACCACCCAAGTCTATTTTAATAcaataaagccttctaaataaaacaaaaattaataaagCAATGGGATATGCCCTCGACCCAGACAATGATAATGTCAATATTAATGATAATATACACTCTCAATTGTACTGTATTAAAGtaactgatgaaatgtctaagtcttccaaggaatagaagctcactactttaccACACAAACTGACGAACCAAGTTGATTCACTTAACATTATGCAGGAAAAGTGGAAGTAGCTTCGATGCCTGCATCATGTAGGGATACAACGTTTGAAGATGTTAGTGGGTTGAACACTAATAGGTAAAACATGGATAGGTGATAAAATAAATCCATGATTAGTACTTCAAAATTAGTTAAAATCCAAAGCACATAATCATATGAaagtacatatatacataatattagATACCAGGGTAGAGAATGTCTTAtcataaatctttaaaatattagCTTGGGtcatgtagctcaaccgtcatatcataacaaggcacccacgggctatatgggcctagctctATCCTTGCTAGAAAGGCCTTAGTGCGTCTAGCTGCATGAACCTAAGGATGTATATATGCACCATGGGAACTCAAATATCCTAGCATAGTAAGGTGATTGAAGCATGcaattatgtaatataatatggaaGGCTCGAACAtcccaatcatgtgataataTAAGGAGGACTCAAACCACCCTATCATGTAGACCTCTACATAGGCGACTTCAGTTTTCGGTATTGTTCCATTAGGACCTCCACTTGTATGACTCAGCTATACAACCCTCATTAAAGTACAATTAAATATTTAacatacattctcattcattgtACCATGATACATATTTTGGCATACACTCTTAGTATCATCATTTCAACTGCTCTAgaaaggtaacatcaacatgccaaaataattatcATCACATGGGGAAATTCACAAACTTCTTAGTTCAATTTATAAATTAGCTTGTGTAATTGCACAATCCCATAAGCTCAATTCAAAATTGTTATGATTTATTAAATATTCACACTATGAAATAGTTAAAGAGTaattcaatatgcatacttttcatattcaaaacaaatttcacaatagGGGTTGAGGTCATTGAAAATTCAACTATCATTATTCGTAAAATCTAGGGActtcacaatcccctagtttattaaCTATATCCATGGATCAAATTGGTTTAAAAACACCATTTAAACATAACCAATacatatagaaacatgaaatatcatataaacaataatcattcaaaaccctcaaccaatgtttaaaaccaatatcaaaaccgTATGAATAATACTTTAGAACACATACTTTTTGCAAAGTAATAATTTGGGAAAAGTGGCATGCCTGAAATGCtcaagattatggagagaataaAACCCTTGATGCTCTACTAGacccacttcttggaaaccctaagtatggatgtttgagagacttgagagagaaaaaaaaaatatggttagagcgtcttattgatgaaaataaGGCCCCAAGTATGTTAATAGGTAATGGATTATTATTGGGATAagagggaaatatctaaaataccctaatttaaaaagatggaaaaataaaTCGTTAGTTGTTACGAGTCTCATAACGACTCATCTACATGAGTCATTGTCAAGACAGTGTCACTAGGCACACATACTATTGACCTTACGACTTGTACACCATGgctcgtaatgggaccctatgagtcgtagtcaATATAGTAACCATTTGGGTATACAATGGAAACCCTATGATTTGCACAAATTGGCCCGTAATGAGTCCTTTACTCTTGGTAAGTCACTCGTACTCAAAGAAAAATGCTTAGACACAcactggtttggttatgatttgggTTCAATAACTCGTCAAGACTCTATATGACTCGTAGGTTAAGTCGTAGTCAAGATGgcgaggataaaatttcagaaactTTCAAGGATCAACAATCCGGGGTGTTATACAAAAGCTATTATTCCGCTCTAAAATGCAAAACCCTTGAAAGGCTTAAGGTTTTCTTCGTATGTTCATCTCCCGGGTTCTAAGTTCTAAATTTCTTCTAGATTCTTGTGTGTCTatggcatgttactcttccccaaaacttattttgttaaaagaatgTATTCAATTATTATCCATATGCTTTAATTATTGGATTTAAATGTGGGTTGAGCTGTTTGGAATGGTTATTACATGAATTGAATTTTCAtggttttgaatttattatttatgctttatattcattattttgaattaataaaatgcatgggtgtgggaattggaatggaaAATATGGGATCCCTTAAATTGATTGTTTAATagtttggaattggctttaacaTCAACCTAATCTTGTGAAATTAGCTTTTCTTATGAGTGTGTATATATAAGTTGGACTGTTTTTGAAATCTTTCAtttcataaaaggttaatggaatctaaattgatttttaaatttaaaacttcGGAGTTCTATTGGCAGACTGGGTTAGAGTCTCATTGGCCAGATAATTTGGTTCTTTCTTGgaactttgaattcctattgTTTTACTAGGTTAGAGTCCTATAGGCTTAATGGTTTActtcttattttgaattttgaagtcCCATTAGCTAattgggttagagtccctttgGCCGATGGTTGAATTTTGCTAAATGACATGCATTGACAAGCTATAGTAGTTATAACGATAccacttgataatgccttaatgaatgactccttgaGTGATTAAATGGGTTATGTTCTAATTgctttaattgggcttaaaaggtACTGTGTAGCAAGGCCATAAAGTTTGAGGTCCTGACGGGATAAATattggaaaccgtgtttgccaaTGAGGGAGTCTAAATGTTTGGGTGGTTCAAATCCCCCTTAttatcgggtgcttaagtcaccatACTATATAactaggaggtttgagtcccccatgcatatatattatgatttttctcCAGTTCATGCGGCTATACGCAGTAGGTGAGAACTGGGTCCCACATATCCCATGGGTACTactatgatggttaagctacacagttCAGGCTACTATTTTGAAGTTCATGCTAGACTTTGATCCCTATCCCAGCATgtcattgatatatatatttatatgattgtgtgcactatttttgaatgatttttaactGATTTGATCATGGCATTAGTTTATCCCATCCCCAAGTTACATACTAGTACTCattccactaaccatcttcaaatTTTATATCCCTATGAGATGCAGGGTCCTAGGCACTTCTATTTTTCCTACACAGTGATATATTTCTGGGTTTTCATCTGTTATTTTTAAAGTAGTCATCTTTCATTCTCCGGAAGGGTTAtcattttaaattcatgtttcttTGGTGTCATAGACTAtcttttggtttatttttggatatcatcgagggcatgtcccgacttagattgatTTGGTTCTATTAAAggatttgtggattactgtggacttaggatTGGTTGTTGAATTCTTAGACTACTTTTGAGTCATACTTATAAATCTTGTTTTACATTTTGAATTCCATTACTATACTTATATGGTGCTCCATTTTACTAGACAAAGTGGGTGGTCTCCGATCTTCGTTGGATTTGAGATACCTGTTACGGCTAGGCCTTAGTTCGAGTCTTAATATTAAATGTGAGGCAGTCATTTCTCTgtaataatattttctttgattgaagCAGGAATATAAGATTGCCTAAGTGAAAACTCGAGAAAATTTTTTAAAGTCTCAAAAATTCCACACGAAAATAGTATGTCAGCACTTAAGGACGTGTGAAAAGCATCTTTCATTCTAAACTGGGGTAGACATTTTAAGGATTCCTTAAAATTTTACCATGATAGAGTGCAAGCACCAATTCGAGAGATCAAAAAAATGATAAGGAATCAAGTCAAGTAAAGGTATGAGTCATCCTTACTttttgacttacaatttctttgaTTGCAGATAGTAGGTATAAATATAGGAACTGCTTTGCAACCTCATCAAATTAAGCCCAAACTAAATCCCTAATAGGGGAAAAAAAGCTATGTTACTCTATTTCTTTAACTTtgatgacatcaaaattgacaatatattgcattaataatttttcatcaaactttGCATTAGGTCCCTCATCAAACCTTAAAATAAGCATGGGCTCCTTGTCGAACCTTAAAATAAGCGTGGGTTCTTTACCAGACCTTAAAATTAGCATGGTTCCTTGTCAAATTTTAAAGTAGGAATGGGTTCaccattgaaacttaaaatattcaaggatttctcaaaaaattctaaaatagggAGGGTTCCTCACCAAATCTTATAATAAATATGGTTTTTTCAGCAAACattaaaataagaatgggtttcTTGCCAAATCTTGAAATAAACATTGGTTCCTCAAAGAATCTTAAAATAGGCATGGGTCCATCACAGAACCTTAAAATATGTATGGGTTCCTCATTGAATATTAAAATAAGCATGGGTTCCTTATGAAACCTTAAATAAACATGTTTACTCACTATACTTTAAAACAAACACTATTTGGTTCCCTATTGAACCTTAAAGTAAGCCACTATTGTGTTTCCCAACAAATACAAGATGACTAAACAATTCTGTCTCTTAAGCTTTTGAAATGTAACTCTTTATCCCTATATCTCGCAACATGGCATAAATCATATTCATACTCCATCTCTTATATTATAATCTCATCGTCTCATGTTATCCTCACTCAAATAAAtccattttatttaaaaatctcatttttatcTAATGTATAACTGCATAATGCTTGATTCTTGTAAAAAAGAGATATGTAGGTGACTTAGCTAAAATCTCGGCCACATCATTGCACAATTctcttttatcttttcatattcaATGAACTATTATATTGATTGGACAAAATTGGCTGCTAAGTCAACGTCCTTTGCTTGAGAATTCTTCTATCATTCCCAAGCAACGAAGGAACAACTGTTGATACCCAATTTTAACCTTTCTATATTAAATTAGGGCTTCTATTTGACTAATTAATGTCATTAGAaccttttaaaatattatatttatttttttaattatgtatacaTTTGAAACAATTAGTcatacattttaaaatttatgagtgCATTATTCATAATCGTTATTAATTATGTgcataattatatgtatatacatattatatctAAATAATGCCTCATTTCAAATGTAACTTTTTTACaagttttgtactttatttaTAATTAAGTTCAAATTAATatcttatttaatattattactaattattatatcataatttatttgttgaattttatatattttatttcatatttattaaatagcatCCTAATTCTATTTAATTTTCCCcacatctatttaaattataagtATTTTAACCCAATTTATATCAATTTTGGACAATTACACACAATTTGGTGAAATTACATTCCTAATTTAACCTACTAAACTTTTGTACCCATTACATTTTTTTAGCCCAGACGATACTCCCTTTATCACTTTCATCACCTCCcttgatttcttttctcattttaaaattgttaaatagaattaataatatatttttatatggttaattttccttcattttttctcTAGTTTGAGCATACTAAcatcttttggatttttttaaccTGTGTAACCTTCATGATATAGTTCCTAATACTTATCTATTTTCGGTGGTGTATGAGAACTTTATCAACTTATTTCCTTTACTCTctcttgaatttttaattatgaaaacCTCTAGCTTATTTATTTGGTAAGCTTTTGGTTGATTTCAGACATTATTGGTTGAGAAGAATCTTTATGGTTCATATTCTCATTTACTtgctttttcttatcattatggTAGTTTTGGTACTTGAGtaactaaaataattttgattctcTTAAACTCTTAATacccatttttctcaaaaaaaattattttatttgttaacttTAGCATACCTCTGCTCGCTTGCCagattttctctcataatttgatatggatAGCTTTAGTAGTTAGGTGTTTATAGTAGATTTCATTTAATTGATTGAGTGATCTAATATTTATGGTAAACTTTGTTTTGTTCGCACTaatttttatttggttagaccaAGCAAGTAAAAGGATTTCATGATTGATTCTTTGATTATGTCTTTCCCTTTTTCAATTATCTCATAATTTACTTTATAAACAAGACCTCccttcactattatttttagacattattcATGCTCCT of the Capsicum annuum cultivar UCD-10X-F1 chromosome 11, UCD10Xv1.1, whole genome shotgun sequence genome contains:
- the LOC107848653 gene encoding probable serine/threonine-protein kinase ndrA isoform X1 codes for the protein MNLLKELEKKETEYIRQKHHKIYVADFEILTIIGRGAFGEVEHVRAKRNLLAEVASHFIVKLFYSFQDFDYLYLVMEYLPGGYMMMLLMREETLTSQDFTLLKVFCP
- the LOC107848653 gene encoding serine/threonine-protein kinase 38-like isoform X2 — translated: MYEMLVGYPPFYFEDPITTYRKTVHWRNHITYLEEARLTSKAKDLICRLLCDAENRLSCQGSEQIKVHPWFKDIKWDKLYDMEATYKLEVNDDVDT